In Anaerobacillus isosaccharinicus, one genomic interval encodes:
- a CDS encoding carbohydrate ABC transporter permease yields MVQKRKINWKSVLSYVAFVGPALLFFLVIQIIPFLMGVYYSFTSWNGVSSVVEWVGFENYKRIFTNDPVFFNSFVFTTKFMVAAVFFSNLIGFGFALLLNSALKTRNLLRTIYFIPNVIGGLLLGFIWQFIFVRGFSSIGNLTGLSFFQQPWLGDEKTAFWGLVIVFAWQISGYMMVIYIAALQGLDTNILEAAKIDGASNFRILINIIIPLILPAFTICFFLTISMAFKIFDLNISLTGGGPFNSTQSVAINIYQEAFQNNRYGLGTAKSIIFFLAVAIFTTIQVWSTKKREVEA; encoded by the coding sequence ATTGTTCAGAAACGAAAGATAAATTGGAAAAGTGTTTTAAGCTATGTAGCTTTCGTAGGACCGGCATTGTTATTTTTCCTAGTCATTCAAATTATTCCGTTCTTAATGGGTGTTTATTATTCCTTCACGTCCTGGAATGGTGTTAGCTCAGTTGTTGAATGGGTGGGATTTGAGAATTACAAACGAATATTTACAAATGACCCGGTATTCTTTAACTCTTTCGTATTTACAACGAAATTTATGGTTGCTGCAGTATTTTTTAGTAATTTAATTGGTTTCGGTTTCGCATTACTATTAAATTCAGCATTAAAGACTCGTAACCTTTTAAGGACTATATATTTCATTCCAAATGTTATCGGCGGATTGTTACTTGGTTTCATATGGCAGTTTATATTTGTTAGAGGTTTTTCCTCTATTGGCAATTTAACTGGCCTATCGTTTTTTCAACAACCCTGGTTAGGTGATGAGAAAACTGCATTTTGGGGACTTGTTATTGTATTTGCTTGGCAAATTAGCGGTTATATGATGGTAATCTATATAGCTGCATTACAGGGTTTAGATACTAATATTTTAGAGGCTGCGAAAATAGACGGGGCTTCTAATTTTAGGATATTAATAAATATTATTATTCCACTAATCCTACCAGCATTTACAATTTGCTTTTTCTTAACAATCTCTATGGCATTTAAAATCTTTGATTTAAATATCTCACTAACAGGCGGTGGACCATTTAATTCAACGCAGTCAGTAGCAATTAACATTTATCAAGAGGCATTTCAAAATAATCGCTATGGTTTAGGGACAGCAAAATCAATCATTTTCTTCTTAGCTGTAGCTATTTTTACGACTATTCAAGTTTGGAGTACGAAAAAGAGGGAGGTTGAGGCATAA
- a CDS encoding carbohydrate ABC transporter permease, whose amino-acid sequence MREKYTKKTLLLEILAIIIAIIFLIPFYFVLVNSVKSFAEILIDAAAWPKEFLFSNYVKVWNIIDFPRAFWNSLVITVASNIGIVVITSMAAWKMVRTPGKFSKLLFIFFVSAMVIPFQTVMIPLMKLGGTLGIVNSIPGLIVMYFGFGVPLSLFLYHGFIKTVPIEIEEAARIDGCNQFNVFWRIVFPLLKPITVTVVILNTLWIWNDYLLPLLVLQDAELRTIPLAASSFFAQYTKQWDMGLAALMLGIAPVIIFFLFLQKHIIKGIASGSIK is encoded by the coding sequence ATGAGAGAAAAGTATACGAAAAAAACTCTTTTGTTAGAAATTCTAGCGATCATTATCGCGATCATATTCCTCATTCCTTTTTATTTTGTTTTAGTGAACTCAGTTAAAAGTTTCGCAGAGATTTTAATAGATGCGGCAGCCTGGCCGAAGGAGTTTTTGTTTTCTAACTATGTAAAGGTTTGGAATATCATTGATTTTCCAAGAGCATTTTGGAACTCCTTAGTAATAACAGTTGCAAGTAATATCGGAATTGTCGTCATTACATCCATGGCTGCTTGGAAAATGGTTAGAACACCAGGGAAGTTTAGTAAACTATTATTTATCTTTTTTGTCTCAGCAATGGTTATTCCGTTCCAAACGGTTATGATCCCTTTAATGAAATTAGGAGGTACTTTAGGGATCGTTAATAGTATACCGGGGCTAATAGTAATGTATTTTGGCTTTGGTGTTCCTTTATCGCTATTTCTCTATCATGGCTTCATTAAAACGGTGCCAATCGAGATTGAAGAGGCTGCAAGAATAGATGGTTGTAATCAATTTAATGTTTTTTGGAGAATTGTATTCCCGCTATTAAAGCCAATTACAGTAACTGTCGTCATCTTAAATACACTTTGGATATGGAACGACTATTTACTACCATTGCTTGTGTTACAAGATGCTGAATTGCGAACGATCCCATTGGCAGCAAGTTCATTTTTTGCTCAATATACAAAGCAGTGGGACATGGGGTTAGCGGCATTAATGCTAGGTATTGCACCAGTTATTATCTTCTTCTTATTTTTACAAAAGCACATTATTAAAGGCATTGCTTCAGGTTCAATTAAGTAG
- a CDS encoding ABC transporter substrate-binding protein, with translation MKRYLLFFLMLLVTVGIFVGCSSDGTSSKETNTNDDKPNTEEPKPNDEIITLNMFQFKVEIADQLQELINEFEAEHQNIKIKLETVGGGADYSAALKAKFAAGQRPDIFNNGGFKELELWKEHLADLSNEPWVANLLPIGAVPTTDEAGVLYGMPVNLEGYGFIYNKDLFEQAGITTPPATISELKDAAAKLEGAGITPFSAGYAEWWVIGQHLLNIAFSQQDDPEAYIAGLYDGTETIVGNEKFIQFKEVLDTEIGYANANPLTTDYNSQVTLFASGQTAMLQQGNWTENMIYEINPDINMAFLPIAINDDATKSDRLPVGVPNNWVINKNSEHLDEAKLFLNWMVSSETGKRYITEEFAFIPAFDNIAPSGLGALGQSILEYSTADKTIPWTWFMWPDGANKDFAATIQEYAAKRIDYDTVLNRFQEIWNNLK, from the coding sequence ATGAAACGCTATCTATTATTCTTCTTAATGTTATTGGTAACTGTAGGCATTTTCGTTGGGTGTTCTTCGGATGGTACTAGTTCTAAGGAAACTAATACGAACGATGATAAACCTAACACTGAGGAACCAAAGCCAAATGATGAAATTATAACACTTAATATGTTCCAATTTAAAGTCGAAATTGCTGATCAACTACAAGAACTAATTAATGAGTTTGAAGCAGAACATCAAAATATTAAAATTAAGCTTGAAACAGTTGGCGGAGGCGCTGATTATAGTGCAGCACTAAAAGCTAAATTTGCGGCTGGACAAAGACCTGATATTTTTAATAACGGTGGATTTAAGGAGCTAGAACTTTGGAAAGAACATTTAGCAGACCTTTCAAACGAGCCATGGGTAGCTAATTTACTTCCTATCGGTGCTGTTCCTACAACTGATGAGGCTGGTGTATTATATGGTATGCCTGTAAACCTAGAAGGATATGGCTTTATTTACAATAAAGACTTGTTCGAGCAAGCGGGTATAACTACACCTCCAGCAACGATTTCTGAGTTGAAAGATGCGGCTGCAAAGCTTGAAGGAGCGGGGATTACTCCTTTCTCAGCTGGATATGCAGAGTGGTGGGTAATTGGACAACATTTATTAAACATTGCTTTCTCACAACAAGATGATCCTGAAGCTTATATTGCTGGATTATATGATGGTACTGAGACAATTGTAGGCAATGAGAAATTTATACAATTTAAAGAAGTACTAGATACTGAGATTGGCTATGCAAATGCTAACCCGTTAACAACGGATTACAATTCTCAAGTAACATTATTCGCATCTGGCCAAACAGCAATGCTGCAGCAAGGTAACTGGACAGAAAATATGATTTATGAAATCAACCCAGATATTAATATGGCATTTTTACCAATAGCGATTAATGATGATGCAACTAAGTCTGATCGTCTACCTGTTGGAGTTCCGAATAACTGGGTAATTAATAAAAATTCTGAGCATTTAGATGAAGCAAAACTATTTTTAAATTGGATGGTAAGCTCTGAAACTGGTAAGCGTTATATTACAGAGGAATTTGCGTTCATCCCTGCATTCGATAACATTGCACCAAGTGGCTTAGGCGCATTAGGTCAATCCATTTTAGAGTATTCTACAGCTGATAAAACAATTCCATGGACTTGGTTCATGTGGCCAGATGGAGCCAATAAAGACTTTGCTGCAACAATTCAGGAATACGCTGCTAAAAGAATTGACTATGATACTGTATTAAACCGCTTTCAAGAAATTTGGAACAACTTGAAATAA